One Micromonospora sp. WMMD812 genomic window carries:
- a CDS encoding kinase encodes MLAEPTGSPNTILVCIRGNSGSGKSSIARELRRRHGRGCALVEQDYLRRIVLRERDKPGGAAPALIGETVRFALDHGYHVVLEGIMHTSRYRNMLTSLRDGHRGRSLLCYLDVSLAETLCRHLTRPQVSEFTAEHMSGWYTAHDVLGWPDELVLPETITLVDAVEAIATAAGLPQTGRDDDLVPNVPPP; translated from the coding sequence GTGCTCGCTGAACCCACCGGCAGCCCGAACACGATCCTCGTCTGCATCCGGGGCAACTCCGGCTCGGGAAAGAGCAGCATCGCCCGGGAGCTGCGGCGCCGGCACGGCCGGGGCTGTGCCCTGGTCGAGCAGGACTACCTGCGCCGCATCGTGCTGCGGGAGCGGGACAAGCCCGGCGGCGCGGCACCGGCATTGATCGGGGAGACCGTTCGGTTCGCGCTGGACCACGGCTACCACGTGGTGTTGGAGGGCATCATGCACACCAGCCGATACCGCAACATGCTGACCTCCCTGCGGGACGGCCACCGCGGCCGGTCGCTGCTCTGCTATCTCGACGTGTCCCTGGCCGAGACCCTGTGCCGGCACCTCACGCGCCCGCAGGTCAGTGAGTTCACCGCCGAGCACATGAGCGGCTGGTACACCGCCCATGACGTCCTGGGCTGGCCCGACGAACTCGTCCTACCGGAGACCATCACCCTGGTCGACGCCGTCGAGGCCATCGCGACTGCCGCTGGGCTACCCCAGACCGGACGCGACGACGACCTTGTACCGAACGTTCCGCCCCCGTAG
- the amcA gene encoding multiple cyclophane-containing RiPP AmcA: MTNALAVLVNAAPEQLARLGVDPERSVASIDAAKFDNRPTWDNKSKFDSRPGWDNWNKKK; encoded by the coding sequence ATGACCAACGCTCTCGCGGTCCTCGTCAACGCCGCACCCGAGCAACTCGCTCGCCTCGGCGTCGACCCCGAGCGGTCGGTAGCGTCGATCGACGCGGCGAAGTTCGACAACCGCCCCACCTGGGACAACAAGAGTAAATTCGACAGTCGGCCCGGCTGGGACAACTGGAACAAGAAGAAGTAG
- a CDS encoding replication-relaxation family protein yields MDDPVLRVQSQLTGRDRVLLGWLYDHGVLTSFQLANTLFPSLDFCQRRLRTLYRLRLVARFRPQRADGGSYPYHYVIDQLGAEVVAASRDERPPRREHARVERRRWTSTRSLTHRLGVNGFFTDLAGHARTHPGTGLVEWLPEAVCQRAGTFTRRQDPGLVRAYQPRVRPDGYGRWIENDVEVPFFVEYDTGAEQLSILAGKVDGYQELFGTIERAWPVLFWLHSAARERNLRRVLADVPLAVPVATGARDHAATAGLGPAEAVWAMAGREGQRLRLADLAGYAVDVSSRAGEAA; encoded by the coding sequence GTGGATGATCCGGTCCTTCGGGTCCAGTCCCAGCTGACCGGCCGTGACCGTGTGCTGCTGGGCTGGTTGTACGACCACGGCGTATTGACGTCGTTCCAGCTCGCGAACACCCTGTTCCCGTCGTTGGATTTCTGCCAGCGGCGGTTGCGGACCCTGTACCGGTTGCGGTTGGTGGCCCGGTTCCGACCGCAGCGGGCCGACGGCGGCTCGTACCCGTACCACTACGTCATCGACCAGCTCGGCGCCGAAGTCGTCGCCGCGAGTCGCGACGAACGCCCGCCGCGGCGGGAACACGCCCGGGTGGAGCGGCGGCGCTGGACCTCGACCCGCAGCCTCACCCACCGCCTCGGAGTGAACGGCTTCTTCACCGACCTGGCCGGGCACGCCCGCACCCATCCGGGCACCGGCCTGGTGGAGTGGCTGCCGGAGGCGGTGTGCCAGCGCGCCGGGACGTTCACCCGGCGGCAGGATCCGGGGCTGGTGCGGGCGTATCAGCCGCGTGTCCGCCCGGACGGCTACGGCCGGTGGATCGAGAACGATGTCGAGGTGCCGTTCTTCGTCGAGTACGACACCGGCGCCGAGCAGTTGTCGATCCTGGCCGGCAAGGTGGACGGCTATCAGGAGCTGTTCGGCACGATCGAGCGGGCGTGGCCGGTGCTGTTCTGGCTGCACTCGGCCGCCCGCGAGCGCAACCTACGCCGCGTGCTGGCTGACGTGCCGCTGGCGGTGCCGGTCGCTACCGGGGCCCGCGACCACGCCGCGACGGCGGGCCTCGGCCCGGCAGAGGCGGTGTGGGCCATGGCCGGCCGGGAAGGGCAGCGGCTGCGGCTGGCCGATCTGGCCGGGTATGCCGTTGACGTCTCCAGCCGGGCGGGTGAGGCCGCGTGA
- a CDS encoding pentapeptide repeat-containing protein, translating to MRTTTIGDVKILLPDLEPEDLDTTTNLADGLTEALVNGAAWHNLHLEDVSIRSSLITGVDLSESTWEAGSLYGCDFTRTDFSGATLTGITIERCAITGSRFTGTRLTDVRLKDVLFDSCRFDYATLHRVTAAGSVAFTDCTLTNGAWSSCRLPRIALRSCDLAGLELDSCHLDGADLRGSRLQGLKTPLDNLRGVTLGEDQLPDLTQLTVAALDLTVRND from the coding sequence ATGCGCACCACCACAATCGGCGACGTGAAGATCCTGCTGCCGGACCTCGAACCGGAAGACCTCGACACCACGACGAACCTCGCCGACGGCCTCACCGAGGCGCTCGTCAATGGCGCAGCGTGGCACAACTTGCACCTTGAGGATGTCAGCATCCGCAGCAGTCTGATCACCGGCGTGGACCTGAGCGAGAGCACCTGGGAGGCGGGCAGCCTCTACGGCTGCGACTTCACCCGCACCGACTTCTCCGGAGCGACCCTGACCGGCATCACCATCGAACGATGCGCGATCACCGGCTCCCGGTTCACCGGCACCAGACTCACCGACGTACGCCTCAAGGACGTCCTGTTCGACAGCTGCCGCTTCGACTACGCCACCCTCCACCGCGTCACCGCGGCCGGCTCGGTCGCGTTCACCGACTGCACTCTCACCAACGGCGCGTGGTCTTCCTGCCGACTACCGCGTATCGCGCTGCGGTCGTGTGACCTTGCCGGCCTGGAACTGGACTCCTGCCACCTCGACGGCGCCGACCTGCGGGGCAGCCGCCTCCAGGGCCTCAAGACGCCGCTGGACAACCTGCGCGGCGTCACCCTCGGCGAGGACCAACTTCCTGACCTCACCCAGCTGACCGTCGCCGCCCTCGACCTCACCGTCCGCAACGACTGA